Proteins from a single region of Euleptes europaea isolate rEulEur1 chromosome 21, rEulEur1.hap1, whole genome shotgun sequence:
- the LOC130492796 gene encoding QRFP-like peptide receptor, whose product MNVSFHLYKIHSLLGFLQGDNLSFPGLLNGSRPLGWEELEKLLFLFDKDPIAICLTAMYLVSFVVGFAGNVMSLRMLTRKRHHRMPSLSATRSLLINLAVCDLMVVCICMPITVGNLIYKAWVYGDFLCRAVPFVQAVSVSASVLSLTVISLNRYYSVHNPLNARSFFTRRKILCTILVVWLLSSGICAPLLFMNRRDEIGVGQDLPLVFPICTEIWPQERVKQAYNVLLFCALYCLPVLFNVVVCCLTARRLWSPARPLRGRGALNPILPASRLKIRKKVAQMVVALVLLFTVSWLPIYMMDLWIEFNSPKSLQAPPPWVLQLRPFAQWLGLTNSSLNPICYCFMGNLYRSAKEMKSRYHKKMASLLSFSLSKKSAPSSTPELVSYKSSTSKEPNVVMAVGSGYQESYNPRTLA is encoded by the coding sequence ATGAACGTCTCCTTCCATCTCTATAAGATCCACAGCCTGCTGGGATTCTTACAAGGAGACAACCTCTCGTTCCCAGGCCTGCTGAACGGGAGCCGACCGCTGGGCTGGGAGGAGCTGGAAAAGCTGCTCTTCCTCTTCGACAAGGATCCCATCGCCATCTGCCTCACGGCCATGTACCTGGTGTCCTTCGTGGTGGGCTTCGCCGGCAATGTCATGTCGCTGAGGATGCTCACCCGGAAGCGCCACCACCGGATGCCCAGCCTGAGCGCCACCAGGAGCCTCCTCATCAACCTGGCCGTCTGCGACCTCATGGTGGTCTGCATCTGCATGCCCATCACTGTGGGCAACCTGATCTACAAAGCCTGGGTCTACGGGGACTTCCTGTGCAGGGCTGTCCCCTTCGTCCAGGCGGTGTCCGTCTCAGCCAGCGTCCTCAGCCTCACGGTGATCAGCCTGAACCGCTACTACAGCGTACACAACCCGCTCAACGCCCGGTCGTTCTTCACCCGCCGGAAGATCCTGTGCACCATCCTGGTGGTCTGGCTGTTGTCCTCGGGAATCTGCGCGCCCCTCCTGTTCATGAACCGGAGGGACGAGATCGGGGTGGGGCAGGACCTTCCCCTGGTATTCCCCATCTGCACCGAAATCTGGCCCCAGGAGAGGGTCAAGCAAGCGTACAATGTCCTCCTCTTCTGCGCGCTCTACTGCCTGCCCGTCCTCTTCAACGTGGTCGTCTGCTGCTTGACGGCCCGCAGGCTATGGAGCCCTGCCCGGCCTCTGAGGGGCCGTGGCGCCCTGAACCCCATATTGCCGGCTTCCCGGCTGAAGATCCGCAAGAAGGTGGCGCAGATGGTGGTGGCGCTGGTCCTGCTCTTCACCGTCTCCTGGCTGCCCATCTACATGATGGACCTCTGGATTGAGTTCAACAGCCCCAAGTCCTTGCAGGCTCCGCCCCCCTGGGTCCTCCAGCTCCGCCCTTTCGCCCAGTGGCTGGGCCTCACCAACTCCAGCCTCAACCCCATCTGTTACTGCTTCATGGGCAACCTCTACCGCTCAGCCAAGGAAATGAAGAGCAGGTACCACAAGAAGATGGCCTCCCTTCttagcttctccctgtccaaaaaGAGCGCACCTTCCTCCACCCCCGAGCTGGTCTCGTACAAGAGCTCCACAAGCAAAGAGCCCAACGTCGTCATGGCAGTCGGAAGCGGGTACCAGGAGAGCTACAACCCTAGGACGCTGGCGTGA
- the GRIFIN gene encoding grifin → MALQMKLLPVAESPAHPGKAQACRYHGKFEASYPDGLCPGWGVRVKGETGSRTNAFQINFLCDRGEQIAFHFNPRFTDSVIVCNSFLDNQWGQEVLADTFPLEAKVPFQVEIYSDQDHFHVFVNEGKVLQYEHRQKQLSAISKVQILDDIQISSVEVTRRGLY, encoded by the exons ATGGCGCTGCAg ATGAAATTATTGCCTGTCGCTGAGTCGCCGGCGCATCCCGGCAAAGCGCAGGCTTGCAGGTACCATGGGAAG TTTGAAGCTTCCTACCCAGATGGGCTGTGTCCTGGCTGGGGAGTGAGAGTCAAAGGAGAAACGGGCTCCAGGACAAATGC GTTTCAGATTAATTTCCTCTGCGACAGAGGGGAGCAGATAGCGTTCCACTTTAACCCTCGCTTCACCGACTCGGTTATCGTCTGCAACTCTTTTCTTGACAACCAATGGGGGCAGGAAGTGTTGGCTGACACCTTTCCGCTAGAAGCCAAAGTGCCTTTCCAG GTTGAAATCTACTCAGACCAAGACCACTTCCACGTTTTCGTGAACGAAGGGAAAGTCCTTCAGTATGAGCACCGGCAGAAGCAACTTTCCGCCATCTCCAAAGTGCAGATTCTGGATGATATCCAAATATCCTCGGTGGAGGTCACCAGACGAGGCCTCTACTAG